The Pleurodeles waltl isolate 20211129_DDA chromosome 10, aPleWal1.hap1.20221129, whole genome shotgun sequence sequence taagtactgggtctctgacccattcAAATCgggacacttctggactcaagaaaacAGTGCTGAAGTAAaatctgctgtgtgccaggatagccactctgccaggactgacttctcccaggaactgctgccctgccttgctatgcttccctgctgcctgctgacctctgtccAGCAGCCCAAGACTCATCCatcaaacccagagtgactcagagCGGCTTTTGCTTTAATTTTCCACTGGCTTTCTCCGAACACCCTGAGCAACTTTGCAGGACTTTACCACTTGCTTTGATCAGTCATCTGGAGCGGCTCTGCTAACCTTCGCTACCCACTTTCATCAATCACCCGAGCGGCTTTGCTGGACTTTGCTGCTTGCTTTCTTTAATCACTCAGAGCAGCCCTGCTAACCTTCGCTGCCCACTTTCGTCAATCGACCTGAGTGGCATTGCTGGACTTTCCCGCTTTCTTTCTTCAATCATCTGGAGCGGCTCTGCTAACCTTTGCCACCTGCTCTCATCAATCACCCTGAGCGGCTTTGCTAGAACTTGCCACTTGCTTTCTTCAGTTACCCGATACAGCTCTGCTAACCCTTGCCGCCAAATTTTTTCAAACACCATTAGCGGCCTTGCTGGACGTTGATGCTTACTTTCTTCAATCGCCCAGAGTGGCTCTGCTAACGTTCGCTGCCCACTTTCTCCAAATACTCTGAGCTGATTTGCTGAACTTGGCTGCATCACAGTTTACCCGCGGTCTCCACCTGCTTTCCTGGTGACTGCGCCCGGGAAGCACCCAGACAACCCCCGAGAGGAGTGCACCCCGGACATTACCGCAACCTGTGGAAACAACGGCACCACCACCTCTTCTATCCTATCATCAGTTATCAATCTTATTTTACTTAATCCTACAAAGGGAATATTTAGTCACTgactaattggatttttattgttctgaTCTTGACTTAtgcagataaacaagctttatttttctacatctgtgtggagtctttttgtggtgtacctccTGTGATTATTGTGAgtttgttacacaaatactttacacattgccttctaagatgcACTTATCTGCTGTGCTCCAAGATACCAGAggtcgagcacaggttaatttaggttgtgtattttgacttatcctgactaggattgtggtccctacttggacaggatgcataccactgccagctagagacccaatttcgaacACTTGCCCTGAACAAGTAGTCAGTACGCTATTTGACATTGGTGaaaactgtagtggcatagagctgTATTTGATCTTAGATATGTCTAGCTACCACCAAAGGCTGTTGACACTTTTTAGGATTATTTTTTTCCTATGGCTCCTGCCCTTTAGTGGTAATTGTGGTAATGATTCTGATTtgcctgtgtgtttgtgtgacAATGCGGCCATCTCTGACACCTTGCATATAGTCATGATTTGCCCTAGGTAGAGTGATTTGCGCCACAAATATATACAACCCTTTTGTTATCAATGAATTTTTATCAAGTAGGACCAGCATTATTATTTGTACAGTTTTTATCAACACTGACAGTATGTTATTTTTTATAATGGTTTCTTTATGAAGTATTGAAGCAAGATCAATTCTGCCTTTTTTAACTCTGTATGTTGCTAATTTGTAATTAACGCATTTTATTGTGTATgacttttgttattttatttctaaaatTGAATAAAGTATATTGATGATGAATATAAATTAGAAGACATAATGTAATAGAACATGATACATTAAGGTATAACACCTGAGAAATGTAAATTGATAGTCATTGTTCACTCCTTGTCATCTGTTTCACATTATAGGAAACGTATGGGCTTATTTACACACTGCTTGCCCCACCGGTGCGTCACTGTTTTTGCCACTTTGCATTGCtttacatggtcttgtagatatggagtaaggcaacacaaggcaagtcactgtgttgctttactttgcatcagggaggcttttcatgggtgttgcagtgggtgttcccatgcaacacccacagaTTTACAGGGTTTTGTtaacttgggaatgcgtcaaaagcctctGCCTCCCCAAGGGTGGCGTAAGGGTGATATAACGGGGAGAAATCACATTATTTTCcctgttttcctctttgtatttgtgctgcaaaatgaggaaaaggaggaaaatgcctctcctgattgtttttctgcaagaaggtgtcccttcttgcacaaaaacaatcattcctgcaaccAAGGCATCCTTGAACGATGGTGCAAGAGTGCCAGCGTTGGCGAATGCCAGCAatctgtgcaccagcgcaggggacacggccaggaatgcaccatatcttgtaggtacggcacattcctgcccttttcttttgacgtagGGCAGCCCGGCAAGAAGGCTTGCGCCACAGCCCTGCGCCAaaagcttgtaaatgaggcctggtATGTTCTACACAAATATACATTTTGTTGATGTTAGGTCAAAAATTAAATATATGTCATATATGTCATTTCAAATAGTTACAATGTTCTGTAAGCGTGCTGTCATTGGTGGCATTGGGATAACACTTCTGAGTCCTTTGGTTTTAAAAACTAAGAAAACAATAGTTGGGCCTTGGGGCGAATATTTTTCATACGCGTGGGCTTTATGACTAGAGTCGTCACTGAACAAACATGTCTTGGAAGAGGTACCATCAAAAATGAAAGATTAATATTTTCATGGGTTTCATGCCCTGTGGTCAAAGGTAAATTAAATCCAATTAAGATACATGAAAGGTAAAAACATGGAACACACTTCAGTGTGTCAGTTAAACAACGCATTCCAAGACGTTTGACGGTGTCAAATACTCTGATCCTCTTTATTCCACTGCAAGAAAAATCAAGTTGAACCTGCTGACAGCTGTTGTTCTGACAAGATATGCACTTCAGCATTTACAAAGCAGAGTGGTTGTAAAAGACGAAACTGtcacagcaggatggctagtgatcaAAGAAAAAAGGTGATGTATCTGGTAAAGGGCTTGCCCACTTGAAACCTGCTCAGCCACTGTCCCTGAAGGCACGCCGTGACACATGTTTCGATCAAGAATGAACACCCTCGACCTTCTAGGTATTGAAACGTACAAAATGCtctgaaattaaattaaaatactgGTCAACGAGGGTGTGTTCTTGGTAATTCGCAATTATCCGATGTACAAATACCACTACACTGAGCCCTTTGATTTCAAGTACTAAAGCTATAAGACAATTGCAATATAGGTAGTGAAATTAAACGTATTCTGAAATATATATGTGATGGTGCGTGTTATATAGATGACTTTCCTTTACATTTAGGATTTCCTTTAGAATACGAAGATGTTCCATTGCTACTTCGATCTAACTCTGTCTGCCTCAGGTGGTCTCGTTAAATGATCACAATAAACTGTTCTATGATAGACAATAAAATGGGGAACGTTTTCCCCTACGACTGACGTGGCCAGTATGCTGTGATTCCCAAAAAATAAATGCTAAGACTAAATTGCCTTCACAAAGATATATTGTGCGCgtgttaaaataaaattaaactcaGTGCGGTGTCAATAAAACTTTCTGCACAATATTGCTGTAATTTCAATTTTAAATATGAGGGTGAAAATATTGTTGTTCGTTGCTGTCATGCAGGGAGCCCCCTTGTTCCAAGGCGATAAGATAAGCAGTTTGGGTGGGTACCAAGAATGACCAACGGTCGTGGGGGTCGGTCACGTCCCTCCTGCCCACCTCCTCTTTATAAGTGGACACAGCTGGGGACAGCACCGACTCCTCTCCACCGTCCACCTCGTGCTGACCGTGAGCCGCCCGCACCGAAGCCACCAAGATGACCCTGACCGACGCAGAGAAGGCCGCAGTGCTCTCCCTGTGGGGAAAGGCCTCCGGCGACCTCGAGGCCCTGGGAGCCGAAGCTCTGGACAGGTAACACCCGGGCGGGCTGCGCATGAAGTGTTCTGCCTCAAAAACGGACGCAATTGACAATAGACTAGGGTTAGGAGCTTATTGGAAATAAAAGAACCACCAGTCCTTTAAATCGAAATATAAAATTGCAGGTGCCCTCTATTTAGAGTACCCGTGTTTGCTTCTTAGAAGTAAACCCCCGCCAAAATGTATTGCAACAAGGGAGAGAAGTGCAGGTTCCTCACAATAACTACCAATTTAAAGCACTGAGAACAGCACTGGAAACTGTTTTATATGGCACCATCTTTTAGACTATAATTTGTGGACACGGTATTATAATATCTACTGTAGGAATCATTTTAGGTGCACTAAAATTCACTCAGGACACATACTGCTTGAATATCTGCAGAGCTGCAATGCGGGAAGGCCAAATCAGCACAGAGCCATCTAAAAATTATGCGCCCATGATAGCATCAAAACAGAAAAGTACTTTTTAGCAAGGCAAGTTGATCACTCTTGCAAGCGACTTGTTCTCAAGTGAGTCTCTTCAGTTCAAATTCCTACATGCAGACATCTGCTCGTGGCTACTTTTTAGTGGAAATTGGGCGGGCTATGTGTTGGAAATTAACGTATTTTCCCTTTGGCCCATTATTTGTGCTTGCATTCATTTGGGCTAGGTGTTGGCCAAAGCCAAGTCACACTACGTTAATAGATCTAACCTTGCCTGGAGGTCTAGAGGTTTTTGTGCTATTCTACTCGTGTTTTCACAACCTGCATACATAAACAGGGATTACCCACTCATTCATTTAGAGAAAGTTGAACTGTACCAGTTTATGGTACCATGGGTAATCCTTTGGGACATGTAAAGCGACCCAGACTGCAGTTTGTTTTTATTATAGGCAATGTATACAAATTCAAACGTGTCTATCATTTTTAGAATAGGGCACCTAGGCTCTATACCTTTTGTACTTTCGTATAGGGTTGAAATTTCAGTATTAAAAAATAGGGAatgaaatatcgctcacaaacTCACATCAGACGTACACATTTGATGTAAGATGCAACACCGAAGTGAAGTGAGCTGCTAACTGTTTGAGCCTTCAAGAaacgtgttttttattttttattttaggcttTTCAAAAGCTTCGGCCACAGCAAGACGTACTTCAGCCATTTTGACACCAGCTCGGGATCTGCTGATCTGCGTAATCATGGTGCCAAAGTGCTCGGCGCCCTGGGAGAAGCGGCTAAAAATATGGACAACCTTGACCAGGCCCTTTCGAAACTGAGCGACCTGCACGCCTACAACCTCCGCGTTGACCCCGGGAACTTCAAGGTGAGACAAGACTACAAAGTATACCAAACAGAGGAACTTAACTGTTGCTCTGCTTGCATGGTCAAATGCTGCAGTGAGTATTTTGTTCTGTAGATCAGAATTTCAAAGCTGTAACAAACAAGAGCACTCTTTAATTTTTATTAGCTTCATGAAGTCTCTTGATAGcattgcactttataaatatttaaattaaaaaagtattcaAAGGTAAAAGAGGGAGATCCTATACTTCCTGTTTGGAACCTAAGCAAACCTCTCCACACACGTTGGACCTTCCTGACCACAAAATATTTAGTGCATTTGTTACTACTTAAGGCCCTAATTTTGAGAAGGGTTGGAAGCAGTAAAACATGTATTAAATGTGCATAAGTGAATAGTAGTGCATCTGGCACAATTgtggtatttaggggcatatttatactctgtttgcgctggaattgcgtcatttttttttacgcaaatccgacgcaaaacgaactccatatttatacattggcgttagatgcgtctagcgccaaagttcatggagtttgcatcattttttagcgtggacacctactttgcgttaatgatatgcaagataggcgttcccgtctaaaaaattactcagaggcatgtgcgccgtatttacactcccggcaaaaatgaagcccgggagtgggcgggtcaaaaaaaattatgtccagccgcttttgcgtcgttttttaacatctggtcagggcaggcgttaagggacctgtgggctcggaaggagcccagaggtgccctcccatgcccccagggacaccccctgccacccttgcccaccccaggaggacgcccaaggatggagggacccatcccagggaacttaaggtaagttcaggaaagtattttatttattttttgtggcataggggggcctgatttgtgcccccctacatgccactttgcccaatgaccatgcccaggggacataagtcccctgggcatggccattgggcaagggggcatgaaacctgtctttgctaagacaggagtcatttcaatgggggttgggagtcaaaaaaatggcgcaaatcgggttgaggcgaaaattttgcctcagcctgacttgccccattttttgacgcccaagctccatattcccctacgccggcgctgcctggtgtaagtcatttttttttacgcacaccaggcagctacgccggctaacgtcattgaataaatacggcgcccgcatggagcttcagaatgacgttagccggcgttagattttttgacgcacaacagcgttggcgcagttgtgcgtcgaaaagtataaatatggcccttaaagtcTTGTGGCACTACAATGAAAAACATTCTCCCATCCATGGTATTCCCTGAAATTCACAAGTGGATTTTGTTGATGTCATGATTCTGTAACATTTGTTCACATAATGATAATCAAACATCTTTA is a genomic window containing:
- the LOC138261445 gene encoding hemoglobin subunit alpha-4-like isoform X2, with the translated sequence MTLTDAEKAAVLSLWGKASGDLEALGAEALDRLFKSFGHSKTYFSHFDTSSGSADLRNHGAKVLGALGEAAKNMDNLDQALSKLSDLHAYNLRVDPGNFKAFYEPPPEQNIFHPF